A genomic stretch from Bradyrhizobium quebecense includes:
- a CDS encoding Gfo/Idh/MocA family protein — protein MIRFGLLGCGRIAKRHSDLLGGNHIAGASLVAVCDPLRARADAIAGKFAIPAHYDMDEFLARKDIDAVAVLTPSGLHPAHVIACARAGKHVVVEKPMALRLQDADDMIRACDEAGIKMFIVKQNRFNVPVVKAREALDAGRFGKLILGTVRVRWCRDQAYYDQDDWRGTWAYDGGVLTNQASHHVDMLEWFFGDVVSVHARATTALANIETEDTAVATLKFRNGALGVIEATTAARPTDLEGSLSILGEKGTVEISGFAVNQIRHWRFVNELPSDKDVVEKFSVNPPNVYGFGHQAYYHHVVDCLENQRAALVDGLEGRKSLELISALYESIETGEEVALRFTPRLSRLGVVS, from the coding sequence ATGATCAGATTTGGCCTGCTCGGGTGCGGGCGTATCGCCAAGCGCCATTCCGATCTCTTGGGTGGCAATCACATCGCGGGAGCGAGCCTGGTTGCAGTTTGCGATCCGCTTCGTGCGCGTGCCGATGCGATTGCCGGGAAGTTCGCCATTCCCGCCCACTACGACATGGACGAGTTCCTGGCGCGCAAGGATATCGACGCCGTTGCCGTGCTGACGCCGAGCGGGCTGCATCCCGCGCATGTGATCGCCTGCGCCAGGGCCGGCAAGCACGTCGTGGTCGAGAAACCGATGGCGCTGCGGTTGCAGGATGCCGACGACATGATCCGGGCCTGCGACGAGGCCGGCATCAAGATGTTCATCGTCAAGCAGAACCGCTTCAACGTGCCGGTGGTCAAGGCGCGCGAGGCGCTCGATGCCGGTCGCTTCGGCAAGCTCATCCTGGGGACGGTCCGGGTGCGCTGGTGCCGCGACCAGGCCTATTACGACCAGGACGATTGGCGCGGCACCTGGGCCTATGACGGCGGCGTGCTGACCAATCAGGCGAGCCACCATGTCGATATGCTGGAGTGGTTCTTCGGCGACGTGGTGAGCGTGCATGCGCGCGCGACGACGGCGCTCGCCAACATCGAAACCGAGGACACCGCCGTCGCGACGCTGAAGTTCCGCAACGGCGCGCTCGGGGTCATCGAGGCGACCACCGCGGCGCGCCCGACCGATCTCGAAGGCTCGCTATCGATCCTGGGCGAAAAGGGCACGGTCGAGATTTCCGGTTTCGCGGTCAACCAGATCCGGCACTGGCGCTTTGTCAACGAGCTGCCGTCGGACAAGGACGTCGTGGAGAAGTTCTCGGTCAACCCGCCCAACGTCTACGGCTTCGGCCATCAGGCCTACTATCATCATGTGGTCGATTGCCTGGAGAATCAGCGCGCGGCGCTGGTCGACGGGCTCGAGGGCCGCAAGAGCCTGGAGCTGATCTCGGCGCTCTATGAGTCGATCGAGACGGGAGAGGAAGTTGCGCTGCGCTTCACGCCGCGGTTGAGCCGGCTGGGTGTCGTTTCGTGA
- a CDS encoding NAD-dependent epimerase/dehydratase family protein, with translation MAEGHELFCVCRPGTSVAFGTTVVWDGAASIEASSFPKTVDVVVHAAQSRRYRDFPADSREMFDVNVGMTMRLLDWAARAAVKHFCLLSSGAVYEPFAAALREDAGLAPPGFLGASKFASEVVAKPFSSILSLSILRLFFPYGPGQRDRLIPQLVRRIRDGGAIQLSGGTEGIRLAPTFIDDIVEVILASIASSWTDTLNVAASETLSIRQISNTIGQQLGLEPKFEIVNPNTPGVDIVPDLSRLASRLDLRRFVQFKEGIQKTISASPVDAPDHRLAESQHR, from the coding sequence GTGGCCGAGGGGCACGAGCTCTTCTGCGTGTGCCGGCCGGGAACGTCGGTCGCCTTCGGAACGACCGTGGTTTGGGACGGAGCGGCTTCGATCGAAGCTTCCAGCTTCCCGAAGACGGTCGATGTCGTTGTTCATGCCGCCCAGTCGCGGCGCTATCGCGATTTCCCCGCGGATTCGCGCGAGATGTTTGACGTCAACGTCGGCATGACGATGCGGCTGCTGGATTGGGCGGCTCGGGCGGCGGTCAAGCATTTTTGCCTGCTGTCGTCGGGGGCGGTCTACGAGCCGTTCGCGGCGGCGCTGAGAGAAGATGCCGGCCTGGCGCCCCCCGGCTTCCTCGGCGCGAGCAAGTTTGCCTCTGAAGTCGTTGCGAAGCCGTTCTCCAGCATTCTTTCCTTGAGCATTCTGCGGTTGTTCTTTCCGTACGGCCCGGGCCAGCGCGATCGGCTCATTCCGCAACTGGTACGCAGGATCCGGGACGGTGGGGCGATCCAGCTCTCAGGCGGCACGGAGGGGATTCGCCTCGCTCCCACCTTCATCGACGACATCGTCGAGGTCATCCTTGCGAGCATTGCGTCATCCTGGACGGATACGCTCAACGTGGCGGCTTCCGAGACGCTCTCAATCCGGCAGATCTCGAACACGATAGGTCAGCAGCTCGGCCTCGAACCGAAGTTCGAGATCGTGAACCCGAACACCCCTGGCGTCGATATTGTTCCTGATCTGAGCCGCCTTGCATCTCGTTTGGACTTGCGGCGATTTGTGCAGTTCAAGGAAGGAATTCAAAAGACGATCTCGGCGAGCCCTGTCGACGCGCCGGATCATCGTCTGGCTGAATCGCAACACCGTTAG
- the wecB gene encoding non-hydrolyzing UDP-N-acetylglucosamine 2-epimerase codes for MTLKILTIVGARPQFIKAAAVSRAIRETDGLSEVMVHTGQHFDPNMSDVFFEELDIPKPRHHLDINGGGHGDMTGRMLMAIEPILLEERPDWVVVYGDTNSTLAGALAASKLHIPVAHVEAGLRSFNRRMPEEINRVVTDHLSALQLCPTTTAVTNLAAEGVTAGVHHVGDVMYDATLFVTDKAEKSSTILTNLGLASKTYALATIHRAENTGDRQQLLAVVQFLQDQSRKFPVVLPLHPRTRQAALAMGVDLGGLKVIDPVGYLDMAKLLHNALEVYTDSGGVQKEAYFHRVPCITLRDETEWTETITHGWNRLWKQSSQAVRRDIDEYGTGRAAYHVARLLSSGGPR; via the coding sequence ATGACGCTGAAGATTCTGACCATCGTTGGTGCCCGGCCGCAGTTCATCAAAGCCGCGGCCGTCAGTCGCGCGATCCGGGAGACCGACGGGCTCTCGGAAGTGATGGTGCATACCGGCCAGCATTTCGATCCGAACATGTCCGACGTCTTCTTCGAAGAGCTCGACATTCCCAAGCCACGACATCATCTCGATATCAATGGCGGCGGCCATGGCGATATGACGGGACGCATGCTGATGGCGATCGAGCCGATCCTGCTCGAGGAAAGGCCCGACTGGGTCGTCGTCTACGGCGACACCAATTCGACGCTGGCAGGTGCTCTCGCGGCGTCGAAGCTGCACATTCCGGTCGCGCATGTCGAGGCGGGGCTCCGATCGTTCAACCGCCGCATGCCGGAAGAGATCAACCGGGTCGTGACAGACCATCTCTCCGCTCTGCAGCTCTGTCCGACGACGACCGCCGTCACCAATCTCGCCGCTGAAGGCGTGACGGCCGGCGTACATCACGTCGGGGACGTGATGTACGATGCGACCCTGTTCGTGACCGACAAGGCAGAGAAGAGTTCGACGATATTGACCAATCTCGGGTTGGCCTCGAAGACATATGCGCTCGCGACGATCCATCGCGCCGAGAACACCGGCGATCGGCAGCAGCTCCTCGCGGTCGTGCAGTTCTTGCAGGATCAGTCGCGAAAGTTTCCCGTGGTCCTTCCGCTGCACCCACGCACCCGCCAGGCTGCGCTGGCGATGGGGGTCGATCTGGGCGGCTTGAAGGTCATCGATCCGGTGGGCTACCTCGATATGGCGAAGCTTCTGCACAACGCCCTCGAAGTCTATACGGACTCGGGAGGGGTACAGAAGGAGGCCTATTTCCATCGTGTGCCGTGCATCACGTTGCGTGACGAGACCGAGTGGACCGAGACCATCACGCACGGGTGGAACCGGCTCTGGAAGCAGTCGTCGCAGGCGGTTCGGCGCGATATCGACGAGTATGGGACTGGTCGCGCCGCCTACCATGTCGCGCGCCTGTTGAGCTCAGGCGGCCCGCGATAG
- a CDS encoding nucleotide sugar dehydrogenase, with protein MNSELIAKLNDRTAKIGIVGLGYVGLPLMLRYCEVGYKVIGFDIDQTKVDALRAGRSYIEHISSASIKNATELGFEPTTDFSRAREVDALILCVPTPLNKYREPDLSFVLNTTESLLPYLHQGMVLSLESTTYPGTTEEELKPRIEKCGFTVGKDVFLVFSPEREDPGNQNFTTRSIPKVCGGCTPACLEAGIALYGQVIDKVVPVSSTQAAELTKLLENIHRSVNIGLVNEMKMVADKMGIDIHEVIRAAATKPFGFVPYYPGPGIGGHCIPIDPFYLTWKAREYGMHTRFIELAGEINSSMPDYVVSKISLALNQRHKSISGSSILVLGIAYKKNVDDVRESPSVALMERLRDLGAKVSYSDPHVPAFPKMRAHSFDLSSVALTEDNLRQFDCVLLATDHDKFDYQLLGAHAPLLVDCRGKFPQPADNIIRA; from the coding sequence ATGAATTCCGAATTGATCGCGAAGCTCAACGACAGAACGGCCAAGATCGGCATCGTCGGTTTGGGCTATGTCGGCCTGCCTCTGATGCTTCGCTATTGCGAGGTCGGCTACAAGGTGATCGGCTTTGATATCGACCAGACCAAGGTCGACGCGCTTCGCGCCGGCCGCTCCTATATCGAGCATATCTCGAGCGCCAGCATCAAGAATGCGACGGAGCTTGGGTTCGAGCCGACGACCGATTTCTCGCGCGCCCGCGAGGTCGATGCGCTTATCCTTTGCGTTCCGACGCCGCTCAACAAGTATCGCGAACCCGATCTCAGCTTCGTGCTGAACACCACGGAATCGCTGCTGCCGTATCTCCACCAGGGAATGGTGTTGTCGCTCGAGAGCACGACCTATCCCGGTACGACGGAGGAGGAGCTGAAGCCGCGCATCGAAAAGTGCGGCTTCACCGTCGGCAAGGACGTATTTCTCGTATTCTCGCCGGAACGCGAAGATCCCGGCAACCAGAATTTCACGACGCGTTCGATCCCGAAAGTCTGCGGCGGCTGCACGCCGGCATGTCTTGAGGCCGGCATCGCGCTCTATGGTCAGGTGATCGACAAGGTCGTCCCGGTGAGCTCGACGCAGGCCGCCGAGCTGACCAAGCTCCTGGAGAATATCCATCGCTCGGTGAACATCGGTCTCGTCAACGAGATGAAGATGGTTGCCGACAAGATGGGGATCGACATTCACGAGGTGATCCGCGCGGCCGCAACCAAGCCGTTCGGCTTCGTTCCGTACTACCCCGGTCCCGGCATCGGCGGTCACTGCATTCCGATCGACCCGTTCTACCTGACGTGGAAGGCGCGGGAGTACGGCATGCACACACGCTTCATCGAGCTCGCCGGAGAGATCAATTCCTCGATGCCGGACTACGTGGTGTCGAAGATCTCGCTGGCGCTCAATCAGAGGCACAAGTCGATCAGCGGCAGCTCGATCCTGGTTCTTGGCATCGCCTACAAGAAGAATGTCGACGACGTCCGCGAATCACCGTCGGTGGCGCTGATGGAGCGGCTTCGCGATCTCGGCGCCAAGGTGTCCTACAGCGATCCGCACGTCCCCGCGTTCCCGAAGATGCGGGCGCATTCGTTCGATCTGTCGAGCGTCGCGCTCACCGAGGACAATCTGCGGCAATTCGATTGCGTCCTGCTTGCGACCGACCACGACAAGTTCGACTATCAACTGCTCGGCGCGCATGCGCCGCTGCTGGTCGATTGCCGTGGAAAGTTTCCTCAGCCGGCGGACAACATCATTCGCGCCTAG
- a CDS encoding class I SAM-dependent methyltransferase, translated as MFAQLRVLVQATWCLWRRPPLVAVVGARFMRTVASSRLRPNGMELQLEAFTQQEGQVIEGVLRTPDASLWYPILHGVPCFLSGPMQPDLTDFCSRYGLPKPATAQSRPEAHEQAKTNQTFSDKWRRFKQYGLQPEHKEFLFGWYCKKLGLPDLDALKAFYRSKQRVLEVGPGSGFNTRFIAENCPGEVFALDVSDAALTTFENTRDLENCSVVQADLMEAPFPDDTFDFIIADGVLHHTPNTRAAVEALYRKVRPGGQFFFYVYRKMGAVRVFADDHVRQNFMPLSAEECYAACEGITELGRELSRLNATITLEKPIPVLGIPAGTHNVQRLLYYNFLKCFWNEAFDYETNNMVNFDWYHPHNAWQHSDDEVAGWMKELGVKDYSFNDSNPNGISVLLTKPTV; from the coding sequence GTGTTTGCTCAGCTTCGGGTCCTGGTGCAAGCAACATGGTGCCTATGGCGGCGCCCTCCATTAGTTGCAGTTGTAGGAGCTAGATTTATGCGAACCGTTGCGTCTTCACGTCTCCGTCCGAACGGAATGGAGCTTCAGCTTGAGGCTTTCACGCAACAGGAAGGCCAGGTCATCGAAGGCGTGCTTCGGACGCCCGATGCATCGCTGTGGTATCCGATCCTGCACGGGGTTCCCTGCTTCCTGAGCGGCCCGATGCAGCCCGACCTGACCGATTTCTGCTCGCGGTACGGCTTGCCGAAGCCGGCGACCGCGCAGAGCCGGCCGGAAGCCCATGAGCAGGCCAAGACAAATCAGACCTTCTCGGACAAGTGGCGCCGCTTCAAGCAGTATGGGCTGCAACCCGAGCACAAGGAATTCCTGTTCGGTTGGTATTGCAAGAAGCTAGGGCTGCCTGATCTGGACGCCTTGAAGGCTTTCTACCGGTCCAAGCAGCGCGTGCTCGAGGTCGGTCCAGGGTCGGGCTTCAACACGAGGTTCATCGCTGAGAACTGCCCGGGCGAGGTGTTTGCGCTCGACGTGTCTGATGCGGCATTGACCACGTTCGAGAACACCCGCGATCTCGAGAATTGCTCGGTCGTCCAGGCCGACTTGATGGAAGCTCCGTTCCCCGACGACACGTTCGACTTCATCATCGCAGACGGAGTGCTGCATCACACACCCAACACCAGAGCGGCGGTGGAGGCCCTGTACCGAAAGGTCAGGCCCGGCGGCCAGTTCTTCTTCTACGTCTATCGGAAGATGGGAGCCGTGCGCGTCTTCGCCGACGACCACGTCCGCCAGAATTTCATGCCGCTTTCCGCGGAGGAATGCTACGCGGCGTGCGAAGGGATCACGGAGCTGGGCCGGGAGCTATCGCGGCTGAACGCCACGATCACGCTTGAGAAGCCGATACCGGTGCTCGGGATTCCCGCAGGAACGCACAACGTTCAGCGATTGCTGTACTATAACTTCCTGAAATGCTTCTGGAACGAGGCGTTCGACTATGAAACAAACAATATGGTCAACTTCGATTGGTATCATCCGCACAACGCCTGGCAGCACAGTGATGACGAGGTTGCGGGCTGGATGAAGGAGCTTGGAGTCAAGGACTATTCCTTCAATGACTCCAATCCGAACGGGATTTCGGTCTTGCTGACGAAGCCAACGGTCTGA